TCGAAGAGGACGAGCGCCGGCGTCACATTGCCAGGGACACCCATCTTCGCGCGTTGGCCGGAATCTACGACGTAATTCGGGAAGTCCTTGCTCGGGCCGCCATCCATCGAGACGGCCATCACCGCGATGCCGTTGCTGTCGGCAACGGAGCGAAGGATCGGGCCGAACACCTCGCAGGCGCCGCAGGACTGCGCGAAGAAGTAGAACATGCCGTAGCGCTGGCTCAGGTGCTGCAGGGCCTGGGTGCGGTCCGCCTTGCGGTTATCGGTCCACGCGCGCTTGCCGACCGTCGAGACGGGGCGCTGCAGCGTGTAGTCGATGTCGGGGTTCTGCCAGAGCGCGCGCTGCCAGGTGTCGGAGAACAGCGAAGCGCGATCGAGCTGCTCGCGCTGAAAGCGAACATAGGCGATGATGTTCTCTTCCGTGGGATTGAGCACGGCACGCGCCTTGAGCTCGTCCAGCTCCTTGCCGATCGCCGCCAGCTGCTCCGTTGCCGTCTTCTGAGGAGCGGGAGCCGCCTGCTGCTGCTTCGGCTTCTCCACCTTCGGGCGCTCACAGTAGAACCACTGTCCGAGGCGGCGCTCGCGGCAATAGAAGTCGTCGCCCTGCTGGACGTCGCCGGCGCTGTCCTGGTCGACCGTTTGGGCATCGGGCTCTTCAGTCTGCGCGGCAGCGTGCATCGGCGTGCCGAGCCCGATCAGGGCGGCGAAAGTGAGGCTCACAAGTTTGCGCATCGAGAGATCCTTCCCCTCAATCAACGATGGTTTCATTGTCGATTTCGCCGTCGAGCTCGTGGGCGGCGATGCCGACGAGCGAGAGCATGACGGCCGCGTCCAGCATCTTCGTGCCGGAATCGAGCATCTGGACAACGCCGTAGAGATGCGGCCGCGCATGGCGGCGGCCGTGGCTGGTTGCGCGGACGAAGCCGCGGGCATGGTTGGCGAGAAAGCCGCGACTGACCATGCCGACGAGCATGTCTCGGAGATCCGCGCCGATGATGTCGCAGCGGAACCAGATGCTCAGCGTGGCGGCGATTTCCTCGGCCGAGCTGGGCTTACCTGAGCGATAGACCCGCATGAATGTCGCAAGCTCGAGCACCGACAGGTCGATGGCGCAAGGGTGCCGCGGCGTCGCCACGGGCAGGTCATTTGCCGGTGTTAAGGTCATAATAGTCCTGAATTTTCTTCTGGATGTCGGTCATGGTCTGGACTTCATCCGGAAGCTTCACGGCCTCGGTGAACTCGGCATAGACCTCGGAAAAATCCATCTTCGACAGGTCGAGGCGCTGGAACTCCTCGATCGTGAAGCCCTTGCACTGCTCGTTCTTGGGGCTCCCCCACGGCTTGTTGATCTGGGGGCGGCCCTGAACCTGTAGGATGCGGCTGAGCTTGCTCCCGAAGCAGCAATAGGCATCGCGTGACGTGATGCAGACGCCGAGGATCTTGGACGCGCAGTACGATCCGACCTTGTAGCAAAGGCCCTTGTCGTCCTTCTTATCCAGTTCCTTTTCGGCCGAGCTGCAAAGCCACGGCGTGAGCAGCGGCACGCCCTTGCCGGAGCAGCAATTGGAGGCGCCGAAGATCTGCTTGCTGCAGGTGTCGCGCTCGCCGGTAAACACGGTCAGCTTGTCCGGATCGAACTCCTTGCCTGCCTGACCGAGGGCGTTCAGCGCGACGAGCGCGTCCTTGAACTCGGTCGAGGCCTCGCGCTCGATCGGTTCGCAATTGCCGTTCATGCAGTAGACGTCGTTGCCGCAGATATACTCGCTCTGCCCCGGCGCCGGCGCATCGGGCAGGGGGCAGCTGTAGACACGCTGGCTGACCTGGCATGCGCCAGACTGCGGATCGTCCAGGCATTCGTCCCGGAGGAACTTGCACTTGGGATCGCCGTCGAGCGTGCTGCAGTCGCTCGCCTTCACGATGCGCTGGCAGGTGAAAGGCTTGGACCACGCCCAGCAGCTCTGGGTGACGGAGACTCCCTCGATCACGCGGGTCTCGGGGCCTTCCGTGCAGACCTCAGCGCCTTGGGCGGTGCAATTGGGGTCGCCGTCGAGCGCGCCGCACGTGGTGGTGCGATGGACGTCAACCGTCTTGGTGCCTTGCTTGGCGTACCAGCTATAGCCCGTCTTGCTCGGGCTGAAGGTCGCCATTTCCGGAAAGTCGGCCTTGCAGATGTACTCGCGCGCGGTGAAGTCGCCGCAGAACTTGTTGCGGGCGAAGCCGAACATGTCGTGCGCGGTGCAGCCCCCATAGGAGGCCCCCGACGCACGGCACTGACCCGAGGCGACGAGCGGGTCCACCTGCGACTGACGCGTAAGCGGCGTGCCGTAGGCGTTGCTCGGCACCACCAGGTACTTGAACTCCTCGGTGTTCTTGACCTCTGTCTCAATTCGGCTCGTGCAGCTCTCCTGGCGTTCCTCAGGCTTGGAGCCCTGGTTGCAGGTCGCCTCATAATAGCCCTTCTGGCCAGCACCCGGGGGAAGGGGCTTGCAGCTCCCTTGCGAGCCGCCGAGGCTTTCGCCGCCCAGGTAGCTGTTCGGATCCTGCTCAACGGCGGTTGCCCGCTTGGTCGTGTCGATCAGCTCGTTGTTGGTGAACTGCGCGCGCGTCCCCTGCTTGTCGATGACGGTATCGAAGGTCTCATTGCCCTGCGCCGCGATCGTGCCGTCGGTCGTCAGCTGTTCCGGGTTATTGAAATAGCCGGTCTGCGGGAGATTGGTGCCAGCATAGCCAGGCACCTCGTACTCCATTCCGTTCGTCGGCTTGTCGGCGCCGGCACGAGTGGCCTTGCCGAAAGAATTGCCCTCATCGCGAGCATGCTGCGTCGTTTGCGCGGATTGCTGCGCCACGCCGGCGGCCGAGCCGAGCGCGACCGAGACGAGAAGGGTGAGGACGAGGCGCTTCACGACCCGGCCTTCGCCATGTTCGCCAGCGCGATCTTGGAGACGGCTGCACCGGGACCGCGCGCATCAGAGAAGGTCTCGAGCGCATAGCGAACCGTGACGTTGCCGGTCATCCGGTCATAGGGCGGCACCTTGTCCCGGCAGGAGAAGCCCGAACACAGGTCGAAGTCGGAGGAGACCGCTACATAGGCGGGTACGGCCTGCACATTGAAGGCGCGGAAGAGGCGGGGATCGATGCCGACGTTGGAGAGCTGATCCTCCTTCTTGACGACATTCCGCATCGCCGCGCTGAACTCCTTCAAGGAATTGTTCGGGAAGCCGCGGAAGACGACGATGCCACCGGCCTTGGTGGTGTCCGCAATCATGCGGCGCAGCGATTCCGGCGGCATGGAGAGGCTGGCAAAGGCGATGATCTGCGGAGCCTGGCCGCGCGTCGCGGTCGCATTCTGGCTCGCGCCCTTGATGATCTCGTTGAAGTCGAAGGCGCCCTCTGGCCCGCGGGGAAGGTCTGCCTTGGCCAGGTTCGTCAAGGTCTGCGGCAGCTTGTCCTGCATCTCGAGGGCCTCCTTGCGGAAGGCATCGCCGCGGTTGCGGACGTGCTCGGCGAACTTGGCGGCATCCTCCTGCATGGCCGCTGCTCGCTTCTGGATGGCGTTTACATCGAGGTCCTGGACCTGCTGCATCACCGCAGGGGCATTCTGGGCAAGCGCCTGAATGCCGGCGCCGGCGGCGAGGGCAGCTGCTACGATCAGGAAGCGGCGCATGTCTGGTGTCTCCTCAAAGCACGCAGCAGTTGCGCTTGCGCCACACGAGGTAGCCCATGTCCTCGCCGATGACGGGGAAGGCGCGGCCCGTCGTGGGGAGCAGCGTCGAGCCGCCAAGCGGCCCACAGGATCCGGGACCGAAGACGGTCGGAATCGGGTTGGTCATCTGGACGCGGTATTGCTGCTTGCGGAGCACCGGCATCAGATACTTGTTGCACAGGCCCGCCGAGCCCATCGTGCCCCAGGCCAAGCCCTCCCGGTGCAGCTTGAACGCGAAGCGGGTGAGGGCGAGACGCGAGGCCTGCACATGGTCGACATGCGCCGGCACATTGCCGTTCACCGGGTACATCGGGCCCTGACAGCCGGCGCACCAGAAAAGCGGATCGAGAGGCAAGCCGACCGTCCCCGCGATGCAATCCGCGGCGCACGCTGCCTGCGCGATCGGGTTCGAGAAGAGGACCGCCTCGGGATTCAGGATCGTGGTGAGGCTGTCATCCTGCCAGAGCGGATCGATCTCGGTGATGTAGGCAATGTCGAAGCTGGTTTGCTCGAAGCAGATGAAGTCGGTGAGGATCTCCATCCAGTAGAGCAGCGGGTAGATATACCAGTGGACGTGCCACTTGGACGTGCTCTGCGACTTGCCGCCGATCTGCGACGGGCCCTGAACGTAGCCGTTGCCGATGTTGAAGTTGGGAGCGATCTTGGCGCCGCCGAGCGAGACGAAGCACCAGGGCTTGGTCGAGACGTCGGCGAGGCGGACGGGCTCCCAGAAGCCGGCGGCGATGCCGATGCGCGGGACCGGCGAGCCGCAAGCGCAGATTGGGAGGGCGGGGTTGCTGGTGTCGGGGCGCGTGCTCGGCCAGATCGACAGGCCGCCGATCGACAGCGGGAAGAGGCACGACCAGCAGACATCGGTGATGGGGTTCACGAAGCGGCCGCTGCAGGTCGTCACCTGGGCGCGCGCGCTCGGCGCGATCGTCGCACCTGCGAAGACCGCAAGGAACACGACTAGGAGGTGGCGCAGGATCTTCACTGCGGCCTCACCAGAACGAAGCTGAGGAGCGCGATAGTCGGCGCGCCGAATAGGAGAATGCTCGGCCACCAGCTCGTCAGGCGCGAAAGGTGCGTCATGCGGAGAGACTCCAGCACGGTTGAAGGGCGGCTCGGCGCGCATCACTTCCGCGGTCCGAGCGATCGCCGAAGCTCGGCGACATTGATGAGGACCACCGCTCCGGACACGAAGGTCACGATCATCGAGACGATATCCCAAGGATCGACGTGCCAGTTCACAGGACCTCCCGCGTCACTGCTTCCAGGTGTGCATCGTCCGCGACCTTCTTCCTTGAGAGGTAGAAGCCGGTCTTGATGAGGGTCATGACGAGGAGAGCACCGACCAGCACGGCGGCGGCGGCGCCCAGCATCTTGGTCAGAGGAGCGATGAGCAGGACCGCGAACGCTGACGCGACGCAAAGCGCCTGCCAAATACGGCGATCGGCGCGCAGGGCAGGGGTCTCGGGCGCTGCCATGGGCGTGCGCAGCATGTCGAGCCAGAGAGGCATCAGTCGGCTCCCTTGAGGACGATTTCGGAGATTTTGAGCACGCGGCCCGTCTGCTCCACGACTGCCGGCGTGTGGCGGATGCCGAGGCGGCCGGTGAGGCGGCCCTCCTGGTCGAAATAGAAGCGCCGCTGGCGGTTGGTCATTTCCTCGAGCGGCGCGCCGCTGACGAGGATGATCTTGGCCTTGAGATCGCTGTAGCGCTCACTCGCCCAGGCCATCTGGGACTTGCTGTCGCCGTCCACGAAGACAAGCGCCTGATGCATCGTCACGAAGTCGAGCGGGTTCACGGCCTGCCCAGCGCGAGCGATCATGTTGCCCTTCGTGTCGCGGACATCGTGGTCTACCGACACGGACGGATCATAGTCCCATACACGCGCCTCGGTCGCGCGGGAGATACCTGCCACCGGCACAGGGCGGCGAACCTTTTGCTCGGCGCGCTTGGCGAAGGCCGCGTTCATGCGGTCGATCTCGCCGGTTGCCTGGAGGTGCTTGAGGCGGCCCTCGATCGTCGCGAGCAGATCGGGCTCGATGATGGGAAAGGTCTGCCCCATCGTCCCGTGATCACTGGCGTGGATCGACGAGGTGAGGCTGACCGAGAGCAGAGCCACGATCGCGACGGATTCGAGGGCGCGCTTCATAGGATCGGCACTCCCGTGCCGATGATCTTGCCGGCACACGCATAGCCGATCTCGGCGTAACGGCTGTCGAAGCCGTCCTTATGCGGCGTGCCGACATAGTAGCAGCCGGCGGGGATCTTGCCCGTCGGACCCGCCGTCAGGGGCTCGCCGGCCTTCGTCAGAGGCTTCATGTGTGCGACTAGCTTGCCGTTCACGAACACGTTGGCGGCTTGGTGGGTCACCGTGTCACCCGG
This genomic stretch from Sphingomonas sp. R1 harbors:
- a CDS encoding conjugal transfer protein TraF produces the protein MRKLVSLTFAALIGLGTPMHAAAQTEEPDAQTVDQDSAGDVQQGDDFYCRERRLGQWFYCERPKVEKPKQQQAAPAPQKTATEQLAAIGKELDELKARAVLNPTEENIIAYVRFQREQLDRASLFSDTWQRALWQNPDIDYTLQRPVSTVGKRAWTDNRKADRTQALQHLSQRYGMFYFFAQSCGACEVFGPILRSVADSNGIAVMAVSMDGGPSKDFPNYVVDSGQRAKMGVPGNVTPALVLFDTATKRTVPIGYGILTADEIMDRIFTLTQTKPGSDY
- a CDS encoding conjugal transfer protein TraN produces the protein MKRLVLTLLVSVALGSAAGVAQQSAQTTQHARDEGNSFGKATRAGADKPTNGMEYEVPGYAGTNLPQTGYFNNPEQLTTDGTIAAQGNETFDTVIDKQGTRAQFTNNELIDTTKRATAVEQDPNSYLGGESLGGSQGSCKPLPPGAGQKGYYEATCNQGSKPEERQESCTSRIETEVKNTEEFKYLVVPSNAYGTPLTRQSQVDPLVASGQCRASGASYGGCTAHDMFGFARNKFCGDFTAREYICKADFPEMATFSPSKTGYSWYAKQGTKTVDVHRTTTCGALDGDPNCTAQGAEVCTEGPETRVIEGVSVTQSCWAWSKPFTCQRIVKASDCSTLDGDPKCKFLRDECLDDPQSGACQVSQRVYSCPLPDAPAPGQSEYICGNDVYCMNGNCEPIEREASTEFKDALVALNALGQAGKEFDPDKLTVFTGERDTCSKQIFGASNCCSGKGVPLLTPWLCSSAEKELDKKDDKGLCYKVGSYCASKILGVCITSRDAYCCFGSKLSRILQVQGRPQINKPWGSPKNEQCKGFTIEEFQRLDLSKMDFSEVYAEFTEAVKLPDEVQTMTDIQKKIQDYYDLNTGK
- the trbC gene encoding type-F conjugative transfer system pilin assembly protein TrbC; amino-acid sequence: MRRFLIVAAALAAGAGIQALAQNAPAVMQQVQDLDVNAIQKRAAAMQEDAAKFAEHVRNRGDAFRKEALEMQDKLPQTLTNLAKADLPRGPEGAFDFNEIIKGASQNATATRGQAPQIIAFASLSMPPESLRRMIADTTKAGGIVVFRGFPNNSLKEFSAAMRNVVKKEDQLSNVGIDPRLFRAFNVQAVPAYVAVSSDFDLCSGFSCRDKVPPYDRMTGNVTVRYALETFSDARGPGAAVSKIALANMAKAGS
- the traU gene encoding conjugal transfer pilus assembly protein TraU → MKILRHLLVVFLAVFAGATIAPSARAQVTTCSGRFVNPITDVCWSCLFPLSIGGLSIWPSTRPDTSNPALPICACGSPVPRIGIAAGFWEPVRLADVSTKPWCFVSLGGAKIAPNFNIGNGYVQGPSQIGGKSQSTSKWHVHWYIYPLLYWMEILTDFICFEQTSFDIAYITEIDPLWQDDSLTTILNPEAVLFSNPIAQAACAADCIAGTVGLPLDPLFWCAGCQGPMYPVNGNVPAHVDHVQASRLALTRFAFKLHREGLAWGTMGSAGLCNKYLMPVLRKQQYRVQMTNPIPTVFGPGSCGPLGGSTLLPTTGRAFPVIGEDMGYLVWRKRNCCVL
- the traW gene encoding type-F conjugative transfer system protein TraW, whose amino-acid sequence is MKRALESVAIVALLSVSLTSSIHASDHGTMGQTFPIIEPDLLATIEGRLKHLQATGEIDRMNAAFAKRAEQKVRRPVPVAGISRATEARVWDYDPSVSVDHDVRDTKGNMIARAGQAVNPLDFVTMHQALVFVDGDSKSQMAWASERYSDLKAKIILVSGAPLEEMTNRQRRFYFDQEGRLTGRLGIRHTPAVVEQTGRVLKISEIVLKGAD